The following are encoded together in the Phaseolus vulgaris cultivar G19833 chromosome 9, P. vulgaris v2.0, whole genome shotgun sequence genome:
- the LOC137821993 gene encoding auxin transporter-like protein 5 — translation MASEKEVETVIVGNYEEMESEGKPRDIKSKLLSFLWHGGSVYDAWFSCASNQVAQVLLTLPYSFSQLGMLSGTLFQLFYGLLGCWTAYLISTLYVEYRTRKEREKFNFRNHVIQWFEVLDGLLGKHWRNVGLAFNCTFLLFGSVIQLIACASNIYYINDNLDKRTWTYIFGACCATTVFIPSFHNYRIWSSLGLLMTTYTAWYLTVASLLHGQVEGVKHSGPTKLVLYFTGATNILYTFGGHAVTVEIMHAMWKPKKFKSIYLLASLYVLTLTLPSAAAVYWAFGDMLLDHSNAFSLLPRSPFRDMAVILMLIHQFITFGFACTPLYLVWEKAIGIHECRSLCKRALARLPVVIPIWFLAIVFPFFGPINSTVGSLLVSFTVYIIPALAHIFTFKSPAARQNAVEQPPKLVGRWAGAYTINVFVVVWVVVVGFGFGGWASMVNFVHQIDTFGFFTKCYQCPSPTSVHPPHLNATAPSPRPH, via the exons ATGGCATCGGAGAAAGAGGTTGAAACTGTAATAGTTGGGAACTATGAAGAAATGGAAAGTGAAGGGAAGCCTAGGGATATAAAATCCAAGTTATTAAGCTTCTTGTGGCATGGTGGTTCAGTTTATGATGCTTGGTTTAGCTGTGCTTCCAACCAG GTGGCTCAAGTTCTGCTTACGCTGCCTTACTCATTTTCCCAGCTGGGAATGCTTTCTGGCACCCTTTTTCAACTCTTCTACGGCTTGCTGGGCTGCTGGACTGCTTACCTCATTAGCACACTCTACGTTGAATACAGAAccagaaaagagagagaaaaatttaatttcagGAACCATGTCATCCAG TGGTTTGAGGTTCTTGATGGGCTCCTCGGGAAGCACTGGAGAAACGTTGGTTTGGCCTTCAACTGCACATTTCTTCTTTTTGGGTCTGTTATCCAACTCATAGCCTGTGCAAG CAACATATATTACATAAATGATAATTTGGATAAGAGGACTTGGACTTATATCTTTGGAGCATGCTGTGCCACCACTGTATTTATCCCTTCCTTCCACAACTACAGAATCTGGTCCTCTCTTGGCCTCCTCATGACCACTTACACTGCTTGGTACCTCACTGTTGCCTCTCTCCTCCATGGCCAG GTGGAGGGGGTTAAGCATTCAGGTCCGACTAAATTGGTTCTATATTTTACGGGGGCCACAAACATTCTCTACACATTCGGGGGACATGCCGTTACTGT GGAGATAATGCATGCGATGTGGAAGCCTAAGAAATTCAAGTCCATATACTTACTGGCTAGCTTGTATGTACTGACACTGACGCTTCCATCGGCAGCAGCAGTATACTGGGCATTTGGAGACATGCTTCTTGATCACTCCAACGCTTTTTCTCTCCTTCCAAGGTCACCCTTCCGTGACATGGCTGTCATTTTAATGCTCATCCACCAG TTCATAACATTTGGGTTTGCATGCACGCCACTGTATTTGGTGTGGGAGAAAGCAATAGGGATACACGAGTGTAGGAGCCTCTGCAAGCGTGCTCTTGCCAGATTACCAGTGGTCATCCCCATATGGTTTCTCGCCATAGTCTTCCCCTTCTTTGGGCCCATCAACTCCACCGTTGGATCTCTTCTTGTCAGCTTCACCGTTTACATCATTCCCGCCCTCGCTCACATCTTCACCTTCAAATCACCCGCTGCTCGACAG AATGCGGTGGAGCAACCTCCGAAGTTGGTGGGAAGATGGGCAGGTGCGTACACGATCAACGTATTTGTGGTGGTGTGGGTTGTAGTGGTAGGGTTTGGATTCGGTGGATGGGCGAGTATGGTTAACTTCGTACACCAGATTGACACATTCGGTTTCTTCACCAAATGTTACCAGTGCCCCTCACCCACCTCCGTCCACCCGCCACACCTCAACGCAACCGCGCCTTCCCCTCGCCCTCACTGA
- the LOC137822282 gene encoding uncharacterized protein produces MTGTDRNAQEETSRPDPMTLILKMQQEMEALRKENAQMKEKLAKKPEIPEAMDNIPSRDHANTDTHEAGSSYQENVRPTSNNVLNTAPRRSPFTETILEVPLPGTWNNPTLDKYDGSTDPDEHVNAYLTQVGLHTAEDALWCRIFPTSLKGAALSWFTRLPAQSIDCFDTLAAKFGAQFTTSRPHHLTSIALVNIRQEKSETLRAFMNRFSKTALDIRNLSPEVAMHHMVTALKPGPFSDSLCMQPAATLDELRQRATKYMQLEELKEFRSRAQAPDEPERRRDRSRPTHFGKPRDLPRGPRFNCYTPLTAERSKVLEEALNADLLKAPSRTPTPLSADQTKHCRYHRNFGHTTEDCWALKDKIEELIQAGHLRRFVQTSREERKNEVDLEKREKGVGTRRQTSRGAEEAGTAEKDEEQEIIEEPCRYGES; encoded by the coding sequence ATGACGGGTACCGATAGGAATGCACAAGAAGAAACCAGCCGTCCGGACCCTATGacgttaatcttgaagatgcaGCAGGAAATGGAAGCTTTGAGGAAGGAGAATGCTCAGATGAAAGAAAAGCTTGCTAAGAAGCCGGAAATACCGGAAGCTATGGATAATATCCCCTCAAGAGATCATGCGAACACGGATACACATGAGGCCGGGAGCTCGTATCAAGAAAACGTAAGGCCGACCTCAAATAATGTGCTAAACACGGCGCCTAGAAGAAGTCCCTTCACCGAAACCATCCTTGAAGTCCCCTTGCCGGGAACCTGGAACAACCCCACGTTGGACAAGTATGATGGGTCCACGGATCCGGATGAGCATGTAAATGCGTACCTGACACAGGTCGGCTTGCATACGGCGGAAGACGCGTTGTGGTGCCGAATATTCCCCACCTCACTTAAGGGGGCAGCCTTGAGCTGGTTTACTCGACTGCCAGCTCAATCCATAGATTGCTTCGACACACTTGCGGCTAAGTTTGGAGCACAGTTCACTACCAGCCGACCACACCACCTCACCTCGATCGCCTTAGTGAATATTCGGCAAGAGAAGTCGGAGACCTTGAGGGCCTTCATGAACAGATTCAGCAAAACAGCGTTAGACATACGAAACCTAAGTCCCGAAGTGGCGATGCACCACATGGTGACTGCGCTGAAGCCGGGACCATTCTCGGACAGTTTATGCATGCAACCGGCCGCAACATTGGACGAGTTGCGCCAAAGAGCCACCAAATACATGCAGCTGGAGGAATTGAAAGAGTTTCGGAGTAGAGCTCAGGCGCCCGACGAACCTGAGAGGAGGAGAGACAGAAGCAGGCCAACACATTTTGGGAAGCCCAGAGACTTACCCAGGGGACCACGTTTCAACTGTTACACCCCCTTGACTGCCGAAAGGTCAAAGGTCTTAGAGGAAGCTCTCAATGCAGATCTCCTGAAGGCACCAAGCAGGACTCCTACTCCGTTGAGTGCCGACCAAACCAAGCATTGTCGATACCACCGCAATTTTGGGCACACAACAGAAGATTGTTGGGCACTGAAGGATAAAATTGAAGAGCTCATCCAAGCTGGTCATCTGCGACGCTTTGTCCAGACAAGTCGAGAGGAGAGGAAAAACGAAGTTGATCTGGAAAAAAGAGAGAAGGGCGTAGGGACACGCAGGCAAACGAGCAGAGGGGCCGAAGAGGCCGGGACGGCCGAGAAGGACGAGGAGCAAGAGATCATCGAAGAACCATGCCGGTACGGGGAGTCATAA
- the LOC137820739 gene encoding uncharacterized protein translates to MARVGKFRNKSQGRKASPCLLSCARKNLKDVHVKKSSSKTSEKKDWEDTTCSVCMEVPHNSILLLCSSYDKGCRPYMCATSNRYSNCFEQYKKAYTKATSVRSLQLEANNSNFDLSTGESKDNTEVPELLCPLCRRQVKGWTVVEAARKSLNAKKRSCMQDDCSFVGNYKELRKHVRSKHPFARPREVDPIREEKWKRFECERERNDVISTILSSTPGAMVLGDYVLEPNDHAFYSDEYDSDDEYLEDDFFSVRSIGLGRAGHFLPNIRYNQDRAADSFDVDRFGFQSVASAGSAAVSGRRLHRILLGRTRRRRRHRIANARR, encoded by the coding sequence ATGGCGAGAGTTGGTAAGTTCCGGAACAAGTCTCAAGGTCGGAAGGCATCACCATGTCTTTTGTCTTGTGCAAGAAAAAATCTAAAAGATGTTCATGTAAAGAAGAGCTCTTCTAAAACATCGGAGAAGAAAGATTGGGAAGATACAACCTGCTCTGTATGTATGGAGGTCCCCCACAATTCCATCCTCCTGCTTTGTTCTTCTTATGACAAGGGTTGTCGCCCTTATATGTGTGCTACTAGTAATCGCTATTCAAACTGTTTTGAACAATATAAAAAGGCATATACTAAAGCAACATCTGTTCGAAGTTTGCAGCTAGAAgcaaacaattcaaattttgaTTTAAGCACAGGTGAATCTAAAGACAATACTGAAGTTCCTGAGCTTCTTTGCCCCCTTTGTCGCCGGCAGGTGAAAGGTTGGACAGTGGTTGAAGCCGCAAGGAAGTCTCTGAATGCCAAGAAAAGAAGTTGCATGCAAGATGACTGCTCTTTTGTGGGGAATTACAAGGAGCTTAGGAAACATGTTAGGTCTAAGCATCCATTTGCACGACCCCGAGAAGTGGACCCaataagagaagaaaaatgGAAGAGGTTTGAGTGTGAAAGAGAACGAAATGATGTTATTAGCACAATTTTATCTTCAACACCAGGGGCTATGGTACTGGGGGATTATGTGCTGGAGCCAAATGACCATGCCTTTTATAGTGATGAGTATGATTCAGATGATGAATATCTAGAGGATGATTTTTTCTCAGTGAGGTCCATTGGCTTGGGGAGAGCTGGGCACTTTTTGCCGAACATTAGATATAATCAGGATCGTGCTGCTGATTCTTTCGATGTTGATCGGTTTGGTTTTCAGAGTGTTGCATCTGCAGGTTCTGCTGCTGTCTCGGGTCGCAGACTACACAGGATACTGTTAGGAAGGACTAGAAGACGACGGAGGCATAGAATAGCAAATGCAAGAAGGTAA